The Nicotiana tomentosiformis chromosome 2, ASM39032v3, whole genome shotgun sequence genome includes the window TCAGCTAACATGAATGTGGACAAAGCTTTGCATCAGATAGTTGACGCTGTGACAAGCTGCCGCTTTGAAGTGACTGATCCTGCCTCTGAGGAAGTGGTGTTGATGAAGATACTTCAAGTTCTTTTGGCTTGTATGAAAAGTAAGGCATCAGCGAATTTGACCAACCATCACGTATGCAACATAGTAAACACTTGCTTCCGATTGGTTCATCAAGCAAGTGCTAAAAGCGAACTGTTACAGAGAATAGCACGCCACACGATGCATGAATTGGTTAGATGTATCTTCTTTCACCTGCCTGACATTGAAAGCAGAGTGTGCGCTGGCCCAGAGGTAACTGAGATTCTCGTTCTTTTCACTTTTTTTTCAGCCCTTGTATTGGTTAGCTGGAGTTAGGACACTCACTTCAAGTACACGTAATTTTTGACTGGCATTGCCCAAAGCACTGTTCCACGTATGATTGCTTGTTATCTTTAGATTTTACTACATCAGTTTCATAATTAGGGCTAAGCCCAAGCTGATAAATTTAGCTGCTTCTCCGAGAAGTGCTTAAACCGGGTCTCATGTGATGCATTTTATACGTTTAGCTGTTTACTGACCATGTCGGGGACTTGGGTGTTTTGCGTCTTTTGATAGTTTTCATGAACTTTGATTACGTCAGCCTAGGGTTGATTGAGTATTAGATATTTAGTCTCTTAAGTTCTTGAAACATGAATACTAGTATCACCTTCTTGTATATTGCGACTCATAAAGTCATAAACTTTCTTGCAGGCTGGCAAGAAACAAGAAGACAATGGATGTGTTAGTGTAGAATCCACGGGCAAGTCACCATCTGCTGCTGTTACTTCAACTGTATCCTCAGTCACTTTGGGGAGCGTAGGGGATGAAACAACAGATGAGAAAACTGGAAAAGGGGATATTGCTTGTAATGGAGAAAACTCAATGATGGATCCTTATGGGGTCCCCTGCATGGTGGAGATATTTCATTTCCTATGTTCTCTTCTGAATGTGATGGAATCCATTGAAATTGGTTCAAGATCCAACCCTATAGCGTATGAAGAAGATGTCCCATTATTTGCGCTGGGTTTAATTAATTCAGCCATAGAACTAGGTGGTGCTTCTTTTGGGAATCATCCCAAATTATTGGCTCTGATACGGGAGGAGTTGTTCCGCAATCTGATGCGTTTTGGCTTGTCAATGAGTCCTTTAATTCTTTCGACAGTTTGTAGCATTGTTCTGAATTTGTATCATCATATGCGTTATAAGTTAAAGCTACAGCTTGAAGCCTTTTTCTCTGATGTTTTGCTGAGGATTGCCCAGAGCAAGCATGGAGCATCTTATCAACTTCAGGAGGTTGCCATGGAAACACTTGTTGACTTCTGCAGACAGCATATGTTCGTGGCAGAAATGTATGCAAATTATGATTGTGACATATCCTGCAGCAATATTTTTGAAGAACTTTCCAACCTGTTATCAAAAAGCACCTTTCCAGTTAACAGCCCACTTTCAGCTTTAAATACTCTTGCCCTGGATGGTCTAATAGCCATGATTCAGGGTATGGCCGAGAGAATAGGCCGGGATTCATTAGCTTCAGAACAAGGTTCATTTAATCTCGATGAATATAGACCATTTTGGATAGAAATATGCAAGGACTACCGTGATCCTAATCATTGGGTTCCTTTTGTCCATAAAATGAAGCAAATAAAGAAAAAGTTGTTGGTTGGAGTTGATCACTTTAACCGTGATCCAAAGAAGGGTATGGAATTTCTCCAAGCAGTGCATCTGTTACCTGATAAACTTGACCCAAAAAGTGTAGCATGTTTCTTTAGATTTACAAATGGCTTGGATAAGAATCTTGTTGGGGATTTCTTGGGAAGTCATGAAGAATTCTATATTCAAGTGCTTCATGAATTTGCAAGGACATTCGATTTTCGGGATATGAACCTAGATACTGCCTTGAGAATCTTTTTGGAGACGTTCAGATTGCCTGGAGAATCACAGAAAATACAGAGGGTGCTTGAAGCGTTCTCTGAACGATATTATGAGCAGACACCAGATGTTCTGGTTAACAAAGATGCAGCACTCGTGTTATCGTATTCACTTATCATGCTGAACACGGATCAACACAATACACAGGTCAAGAAGAAGATGACGGAGGAAGATTTCATTCGCAACAACCGGAGAATAAATGGAGGAAATGACCTCCCTCGAGAATTTTTGTCTGAGCTCTACCACTCCATCTGTGAGAATGAGATCCGGATTTCCCCAGATGGAGGTGCTGGAACCCCATTGATGGCACCAAGCCATTGGATTGGTCTAGTTCACAAATCAAGGCAAACTTCCCCGTTTATTGTCTGTGATCAAGGACCTTATCTTGATTATGATATGTTTTCTATGTTGTCTGGTCCGACAATTGCTTCCATCTCAGTGGTTCTTGATCATGTGGAGCAGGAAGATGTCTGGCAAACATGCATCGATGGATTTCTTGCCATTGCCAAAATTTCAGCCTCCTATAGCTTTGATAATGTGTTGGATGATTTAGTGGTATCTCTTTGCAAGTTCACAACTCTTTTGCTTCCATCATATACTGATGATTTTATTGTCACATTTGCCCAAGATAATAAAGCTAGACTGGCAACTTTAGCTGTCTTCACAATAGCAAACAAGTATGGGGACCATATTCGCTCTGGTTGGAAAAACATCCTGGACTGCATTTTGAGCTTGCATAAATTTGGCCTTCTTCCTACTCGTCTTTTTAGTGATGCTGCTGATGATGTGGAGTCTACTTCTGATGCCGACCAAAGCAAACCTGCTGCAGCTTCCCCATCAGCACCTCATGTGCCTTCATTGGCCCCATCAAGGAAATCATCTGGCTTAATGGGCCGATTTAGCCAACTGTTATATCTTGATGTAGAAGAACCTGCGCCTCAGCCAAATGAAAAACAGCTTGCCGCCCGCCAGCAGACTCTTCAGACTATTCAGAATTGTCACATTAATAGCATATTTGCCGAGAGTAAGTTTTTGCAAGCAGAGTCACTTTCACAGCTTGTTCGGGCCCTTGTGATGGCTGCAGGCCGGCCTCATAAGGGAAACTTCTCTCTAGAAGAAGAAGAGACTGCAGTATTCTGTCTGGAGTTGCTGATTGCAATCACAATAAATAATCGGGATAGGATAATGCTTCTTTGGCAGGTTGTTTATGAGCACATAGCAAGTGTTGTCCAATCAACAACAATGCCTTGTACTTTGGTAGAAAAGGCTGTTTTTGGGCTGCTTCGCATATGCCAAAGGTTGCTTCCTTACAAGGAAAATCTCACAGATGAGCTCCTCAAGTCACTGCAACTCGTCTTAAAGCTCGATGCAAGGGTCGCCGATGCTTTTCTTGAACAGATAACCCAGGAGGTGATGCACCTTGTCAAAGCAAACGCTATGCAGATACGATCACATATGGGCTGGCGGACAATTATATCTCTGCTTTCTATTACAGCTCGGCATCCAGAAGCTTCTGAAGCAGGATTTGAAACATTATCATTCATCATGGCTGATGGGGCTCACCTACTGCCTGCTAATTACATCCTTTGTTTAAATGCAGCCAGTCACTTTGCTGACTCCCGCATTGGAAATGTTG containing:
- the LOC104116174 gene encoding ARF guanine-nucleotide exchange factor GNOM-like → MMGCLNRQSEVNIPISEPKGYTLKPSRGALECMVNSEIGAVLAVMRRNVRWGFRYAAEDDQLEYSLIQSFTELRKKIFSWRHEWNNVDPLLYLQPFLDVIQSDETGAPITGVALSSVYKFLTLGIIESANMNVDKALHQIVDAVTSCRFEVTDPASEEVVLMKILQVLLACMKSKASANLTNHHVCNIVNTCFRLVHQASAKSELLQRIARHTMHELVRCIFFHLPDIESRVCAGPEAGKKQEDNGCVSVESTGKSPSAAVTSTVSSVTLGSVGDETTDEKTGKGDIACNGENSMMDPYGVPCMVEIFHFLCSLLNVMESIEIGSRSNPIAYEEDVPLFALGLINSAIELGGASFGNHPKLLALIREELFRNLMRFGLSMSPLILSTVCSIVLNLYHHMRYKLKLQLEAFFSDVLLRIAQSKHGASYQLQEVAMETLVDFCRQHMFVAEMYANYDCDISCSNIFEELSNLLSKSTFPVNSPLSALNTLALDGLIAMIQGMAERIGRDSLASEQGSFNLDEYRPFWIEICKDYRDPNHWVPFVHKMKQIKKKLLVGVDHFNRDPKKGMEFLQAVHLLPDKLDPKSVACFFRFTNGLDKNLVGDFLGSHEEFYIQVLHEFARTFDFRDMNLDTALRIFLETFRLPGESQKIQRVLEAFSERYYEQTPDVLVNKDAALVLSYSLIMLNTDQHNTQVKKKMTEEDFIRNNRRINGGNDLPREFLSELYHSICENEIRISPDGGAGTPLMAPSHWIGLVHKSRQTSPFIVCDQGPYLDYDMFSMLSGPTIASISVVLDHVEQEDVWQTCIDGFLAIAKISASYSFDNVLDDLVVSLCKFTTLLLPSYTDDFIVTFAQDNKARLATLAVFTIANKYGDHIRSGWKNILDCILSLHKFGLLPTRLFSDAADDVESTSDADQSKPAAASPSAPHVPSLAPSRKSSGLMGRFSQLLYLDVEEPAPQPNEKQLAARQQTLQTIQNCHINSIFAESKFLQAESLSQLVRALVMAAGRPHKGNFSLEEEETAVFCLELLIAITINNRDRIMLLWQVVYEHIASVVQSTTMPCTLVEKAVFGLLRICQRLLPYKENLTDELLKSLQLVLKLDARVADAFLEQITQEVMHLVKANAMQIRSHMGWRTIISLLSITARHPEASEAGFETLSFIMADGAHLLPANYILCLNAASHFADSRIGNVDQAVRSLDLMAGSLVCLVRWSHKTKEALGEEAAIKMYQDITEMWLRLVQGLRKFCLDWREEVRGHAILMLQRCLTGVEGIHISTDLWLQCFDQLIFTLMDELLELAPQGSIKDYRSIEGAIFLSLKLMFKVFLQCLQQLSQLPSFCKLWLGLLDHTERCMKMKFKGKRSEKIPELVPELLKNTLLVMKASGLLVPSDPVGGDSFWQLTWLHVHKICPSLQSEVFPSSELELLQKQHIQAGCSLLSEGSVLVSPS